The Bacteroidales bacterium genomic interval AGAGGGTTTGCAGAGCATTCGGGAAGTCGAAAGTATTTACCCTTACAAATCGTTGCCTTTTGACATCCGGAAAAGCTGTATTGCCATGTTTATGAATGAGGTGATGTATCGTTCGATATTCTCCGAAGAGGCTGATGATGCCCTCTTTCATTTTTTGCATCAATCGCTCATCAGCCTTGATGATGCTGAAAATTCATCTGAGAATTTTCATCTCCGGTTCCTTGCCCGGTTAAGCCGTTTCCTGGGATTTGCCCCTATGAATAATTTTTCGCCCAATAATCATTTCTTTGATCTTCAGGAGGGTTTATTTGTCAGCGAACAACCCATGCATAATAATTTCCTTGATTCGTCACTTAGCCTTAAATTTACGCATCTGATTGCCGATTCAGAGCAAATGAGCGGGTTAATGATTAATGCTTTATCCCGCAATGAGCTACTTGCTAAGTTGATTGACTACTACAGGCTGCATCTTCCGGGTTTTGGCGAAATAAAGTCTCACCTTGTACTAAAAGATGTTTTAGCATGAGATCAAAATCAATATATTTTCTACCTTTGATGCTCATTTGCCTGCTTGTGATGGTTTCCTGTTCGGCCACCCGAAAAAGCGGCAGTCGCAAAAAATGTGATTGTCCGAAATGGAGTTACATTGAAAAAGAAGAGTTTTTTTTCAACTGGAATGAAGCAGCAATTTTTTCGGTTTGAAACTTTAATTAGTTCTTGCCAGAAAACGCCTTGAATGTGATTTTCAACGATTTATTTACCCCGCCCTTCCCATAGGGATCCCTTCGGGAAAAGGGAGTAAATCGTTGAAAATCACTGCTCCCGGAATCTATCCCGAGACTTCGGGAGGGTTGGGGCAATCAGTGATTTTCAACATTAATAGTTTTCTGACAAGCACAAATTATCAGTAGCAAAGTAACTTAATTTAAATTTTTTAATA includes:
- the recO gene encoding DNA repair protein RecO produces the protein MICKTSGIVFKTIKYSDHSLIVKIYTRAFGLRSYMIRGMNNRKSAARKSAFQPLSILELVVYEKEKEGLQSIREVESIYPYKSLPFDIRKSCIAMFMNEVMYRSIFSEEADDALFHFLHQSLISLDDAENSSENFHLRFLARLSRFLGFAPMNNFSPNNHFFDLQEGLFVSEQPMHNNFLDSSLSLKFTHLIADSEQMSGLMINALSRNELLAKLIDYYRLHLPGFGEIKSHLVLKDVLA